In Aphelocoma coerulescens isolate FSJ_1873_10779 chromosome 3, UR_Acoe_1.0, whole genome shotgun sequence, a single window of DNA contains:
- the LOC138108750 gene encoding gallinacin-10-like, whose translation MKILYLLFAVFLLLFQATSGSADPLFADTVECRSQGKFCRAGVCPPTFAATGTCHGGLLNCCSK comes from the exons ATGAAGATCCTCTACCTGCTCTTtgctgtcttcctcctcctcttccaggcTACTTCAG GTTCCGCTGACCCTCTTTTTGCTGACACCGTCGAGTGCCGGAGCCAGGGAAAATTCTGCCGTGCCGGGGTGTGCCCACCCACCTTTGCTGCCACGGGGACGTGCCACGGGGGGCTGCTGAACTGCTGCTCCAAGTAA